The Providencia sp. PROV188 genome includes a region encoding these proteins:
- the mrdB gene encoding peptidoglycan glycosyltransferase MrdB (rod shape-determining protein RodA), which yields MTDDKRKLSLSTRLHIDVPMLLIIIALLAYSAFIMWSASGLDPEMMERKLGQIFSGFIVMIVMAQIPPRMYESLAPHLFIFCVILLVFVDVFGQISKGAQRWLDLGFVRFQPSEIAKIAVPLMVARFMNRDSCPPSFKNTCIALVFIFVPTLLVAAQPDLGTSILVAASGLFVLFLAGMSWRLIAVAAVALAAFIPMLWFFLMHDYQRARVMMLLDPESDPLGKGYHIIQSKIAIGSGGLMGKGWLEGTQSQLEFLPERHTDFIFAVLAEELGLIGVLILLGLYILLIIRGLYIAANAQNTFGRVMVGGLILILFVYVFVNIGMVSGILPVVGVPLPLVSYGGSALIVLMAGFGIIMSIHTHRKFLSKSL from the coding sequence ATGACTGACGATAAGAGAAAATTATCACTATCAACACGTCTGCACATTGATGTGCCTATGTTATTAATCATCATCGCCTTACTCGCTTATAGCGCCTTTATTATGTGGAGCGCTAGCGGGTTAGATCCCGAGATGATGGAACGAAAACTAGGACAAATTTTTTCTGGTTTTATCGTGATGATCGTGATGGCGCAAATTCCACCTCGCATGTATGAAAGCCTCGCGCCACACCTGTTTATTTTCTGCGTTATTCTCTTAGTCTTCGTTGATGTTTTCGGGCAAATCAGTAAAGGGGCTCAGCGCTGGCTAGATTTGGGCTTTGTACGGTTCCAGCCATCCGAAATTGCGAAAATCGCGGTACCGCTCATGGTCGCTCGTTTCATGAACCGTGACTCATGCCCGCCGTCATTTAAAAATACCTGTATTGCCCTCGTATTTATTTTTGTCCCAACATTGCTGGTCGCAGCTCAGCCAGACTTGGGGACCTCGATCCTCGTCGCCGCATCAGGGCTATTTGTCCTATTTTTAGCAGGAATGAGCTGGCGTTTAATTGCCGTTGCCGCCGTCGCGCTTGCCGCCTTTATTCCTATGCTCTGGTTCTTCTTAATGCATGACTACCAGAGAGCCCGAGTCATGATGCTACTTGACCCAGAAAGTGATCCTCTAGGTAAAGGCTATCACATCATCCAATCTAAAATTGCGATTGGTTCTGGCGGTTTAATGGGTAAAGGCTGGTTGGAAGGCACTCAGTCTCAACTAGAATTCTTACCTGAACGTCACACCGACTTTATTTTCGCTGTATTAGCTGAAGAACTTGGATTGATTGGTGTCTTGATCTTATTGGGTCTTTATATCCTATTGATTATTCGTGGGCTATACATTGCTGCAAATGCGCAAAACACCTTCGGGCGAGTGATGGTCGGCGGATTAATCCTAATCCTATTTGTGTATGTGTTTGTTAATATTGGTATGGTGAGTGGTATTCTACCTGTTGTGGGGGTTCCCCTCCCCTTAGTGAGTTATGGGGGCTCCGCCTTAATTGTTTTAATGGCTGGATTCGGTATTATCATGTCTATCCATACCCACAGAAAATTTTTATCTAAGAGTTTATAA
- the nadD gene encoding nicotinate-nucleotide adenylyltransferase, which translates to MNAKPQGLQALFGGTFDPIHYGHLRPVEALANQVGLQKVILLPNHVPPHRPQPEASPTQRLEMVKLAIQNNPLFTVDTRELQRNTPSFTIETLSELRQELGHEQPLAFIIGQDSLLSINTWHGWTQLLDKCHLLVCARPGYATHFTDPDMQQWLQQHQVQDPQVLSQTPCGSIFIGNTPLVNISATEIREQLSEGQACEDLLPRAVYHYIQQQHLYQK; encoded by the coding sequence ATGAACGCTAAACCACAAGGTCTACAAGCGCTATTTGGGGGGACTTTTGACCCTATTCATTATGGGCATCTACGCCCTGTTGAAGCATTAGCTAATCAGGTGGGGCTGCAAAAAGTGATTTTGCTGCCGAACCACGTTCCACCTCATCGACCTCAGCCGGAAGCTAGCCCTACCCAGCGATTAGAAATGGTAAAATTGGCCATTCAAAATAACCCACTGTTTACTGTTGATACCCGAGAACTCCAGCGAAATACGCCCTCTTTTACAATTGAAACGCTCAGTGAATTGCGCCAAGAACTTGGTCATGAACAACCTCTTGCGTTCATTATTGGTCAAGATTCCCTGTTATCCATTAATACATGGCATGGCTGGACTCAGCTATTAGATAAATGCCATCTGCTAGTCTGCGCGAGACCCGGTTACGCCACACATTTTACCGATCCTGATATGCAACAGTGGCTGCAACAGCATCAAGTACAAGACCCGCAAGTATTGAGCCAAACGCCCTGTGGTTCGATTTTTATTGGCAATACACCACTGGTTAATATTTCAGCGACTGAAATACGTGAACAACTCAGCGAAGGTCAGGCTTGTGAAGATTTACTCCCTCGCGCAGTTTATCACTATATTCAACAACAACATTTGTATCAAAAATAA
- the rsfS gene encoding ribosome silencing factor, whose amino-acid sequence MNLLQGTELQQFIIDQLEDAKAEDIISIDVHGKSSVTDQMIICTGTSTRHLMSVADRLIDACRKNGLMPLGVEGQGISDWIVVDLGDAIVHIMQDESRRMYELEKLWS is encoded by the coding sequence GTGAACCTTTTGCAAGGAACTGAACTCCAACAATTTATTATCGATCAACTTGAAGATGCGAAAGCGGAAGATATCATTTCGATCGATGTCCATGGGAAATCAAGTGTTACTGACCAAATGATCATCTGCACAGGGACGTCAACTCGTCACCTGATGTCTGTGGCTGATCGTTTAATTGATGCGTGCCGTAAAAACGGTTTAATGCCTCTCGGTGTTGAAGGTCAAGGCATTTCAGACTGGATTGTTGTCGACCTTGGTGATGCCATCGTCCATATCATGCAAGATGAAAGCCGCCGCATGTACGAACTAGAAAAGCTCTGGAGCTGA
- the rlmH gene encoding 23S rRNA (pseudouridine(1915)-N(3))-methyltransferase RlmH yields the protein MKLQLIAVGTKMPDWVQTGFMDYLHRFPKDMPFELTEIPAGKRGKNADIKRILEKEGELMLAAVGKGNRIVTLDIPGDRWDTPKLAVQLDKWKQDGRNVSLLIGGPEGLAPACKDAAEQSWSLSPLTLPHPLVRVLVAESLYRAWSITTNHPYHRE from the coding sequence TTGAAATTACAACTCATCGCTGTCGGAACTAAAATGCCGGACTGGGTACAGACCGGCTTTATGGATTACCTTCACCGTTTTCCCAAAGATATGCCTTTCGAATTAACCGAAATCCCCGCAGGAAAACGTGGAAAAAATGCAGACATCAAACGCATTCTCGAAAAAGAAGGTGAATTGATGCTTGCCGCTGTCGGCAAAGGCAACCGTATCGTCACGCTGGATATTCCAGGAGATCGTTGGGATACACCCAAATTAGCCGTGCAGTTAGACAAGTGGAAACAAGATGGTCGTAATGTCAGTCTGTTAATTGGTGGACCAGAAGGACTTGCTCCGGCGTGTAAAGATGCCGCAGAACAAAGTTGGTCTCTATCGCCACTAACACTACCCCATCCGCTAGTTCGAGTCCTTGTTGCCGAAAGTCTTTATCGGGCATGGAGTATTACGACTAATCACCCATATCATCGGGAATAG
- the mrdA gene encoding peptidoglycan DD-transpeptidase MrdA — protein MKQQRTPFRDHTAESVLFIRRALIAFGVIVILTSILVTNLYHLQVVRHDDYQTRSNDNRIKLVPIAPSRGIIYDRKGTQLALNSTFYQLEIVPEKVDNLQETLDKLRDVVDLTDEDITNFEKERKRSRRFTSIALKTQLNEVQVARFAVNQYRFPGLEVKSYQRRSYPYGSALTHVIGYVAKINDKDVERLDKEGLLPNYAASHDIGKLGIERYYEDVLHGKTGYEEVEVNSRGRVIRQLHEQPPQAGRDVYLTIDLELQTYIEKILTTSRAAVVVTDPRNGEILALVSTPSYDSNLFVNGISNKDYQELLNNPNRPLINRATQGLYPPASTVKPFISVAALSEKVITPNTTIYDPGWWQLPGSEKRYRDWKRWGHGKLNVVKSIIESADTFFYQVAYDMGIDRLSEWMTRFGYGEYTGIDLSEERQGIMPTREWKQKRYKKPWYQGDTIPVGIGQGYWTSTPIQMSKALMTLINDGKVKTPHLLYGTKLGDAMVPYEDKETRQIGDIHSGYWELAKTGMYGVANAPNGTGKRSFVGTPYKVAAKSGTAQVFSYETYNASKLAEHLRDHKLMIAYAPYDNPTISVAIILENGGAGPAVGDIVRQIFDHVLLGDNKTQVESTGASAEEDR, from the coding sequence ATGAAACAACAACGCACCCCTTTTCGCGACCATACCGCAGAATCAGTTTTGTTTATTCGCCGAGCATTAATTGCTTTCGGCGTCATTGTCATACTTACTTCAATCCTCGTGACCAATTTGTATCATCTACAAGTTGTTCGTCATGACGATTACCAAACACGCTCAAATGATAACCGCATTAAATTGGTGCCTATTGCGCCTAGCCGCGGCATTATTTATGACCGAAAAGGCACCCAGTTAGCTCTCAATAGCACGTTTTATCAGCTAGAAATTGTTCCTGAAAAAGTAGATAACTTACAGGAAACACTCGATAAGCTACGGGATGTTGTTGACCTTACTGACGAAGATATCACCAACTTTGAAAAAGAGCGTAAACGCTCTCGCCGCTTTACGTCTATCGCGCTGAAAACCCAGCTAAATGAAGTTCAAGTTGCCCGCTTTGCCGTTAATCAATATCGCTTTCCTGGCTTAGAAGTGAAAAGTTATCAGCGTCGCTCATACCCTTATGGCTCCGCATTAACCCATGTCATCGGCTACGTCGCAAAAATTAATGATAAAGACGTCGAACGCCTTGATAAAGAAGGTTTATTACCTAACTACGCCGCCAGCCATGATATCGGTAAATTAGGTATTGAACGTTACTATGAAGATGTCTTACATGGTAAAACGGGCTACGAAGAAGTTGAAGTGAATAGCCGTGGTCGAGTGATCCGCCAATTACACGAGCAGCCACCGCAAGCAGGTCGCGATGTCTATTTAACTATCGACCTTGAATTACAAACTTATATTGAGAAAATCCTCACGACAAGTCGTGCTGCTGTCGTCGTTACAGACCCGCGTAATGGTGAGATCCTCGCCTTGGTTTCCACACCAAGTTACGATTCAAACTTGTTTGTGAACGGAATTTCCAACAAAGATTACCAAGAGCTGTTAAATAACCCTAACAGGCCGTTGATCAACCGCGCTACTCAGGGCTTATATCCACCCGCATCGACGGTGAAACCTTTTATCTCTGTCGCAGCATTAAGCGAAAAAGTCATTACGCCAAACACCACAATCTACGATCCAGGCTGGTGGCAACTCCCTGGCTCAGAAAAACGCTATCGTGACTGGAAACGCTGGGGACACGGTAAGCTGAATGTGGTCAAGTCTATCATTGAATCTGCGGATACCTTCTTCTACCAAGTCGCTTATGACATGGGGATTGACCGTCTTTCCGAATGGATGACCCGATTTGGTTACGGTGAATATACAGGTATTGACCTTTCCGAAGAGCGCCAAGGGATCATGCCAACCCGCGAATGGAAACAAAAACGCTATAAAAAACCTTGGTACCAAGGGGACACCATCCCTGTCGGGATTGGTCAAGGTTATTGGACATCAACGCCAATTCAAATGTCTAAGGCTTTGATGACGTTGATTAATGACGGAAAAGTCAAAACGCCTCATTTACTGTATGGAACCAAACTTGGCGATGCCATGGTACCTTATGAAGATAAAGAAACCCGACAAATTGGCGATATCCATTCTGGATATTGGGAGCTGGCCAAAACCGGTATGTACGGTGTGGCCAATGCGCCAAATGGTACCGGTAAGCGTAGTTTCGTAGGAACACCTTATAAAGTAGCTGCAAAATCAGGAACGGCGCAGGTATTTAGTTATGAAACCTATAACGCCAGCAAATTAGCCGAGCATTTACGTGACCATAAACTAATGATTGCTTATGCACCTTATGATAACCCCACTATTTCCGTTGCTATTATTTTAGAAAACGGGGGAGCAGGCCCTGCAGTTGGTGATATTGTTCGCCAAATCTTTGACCATGTCCTGTTAGGTGATAACAAAACCCAAGTCGAAAGTACGGGTGCCAGTGCAGAGGAAGATCGTTAA